A genomic region of Microbacterium schleiferi contains the following coding sequences:
- a CDS encoding tyrosine-type recombinase/integrase — MMYLRFVDHQLAPSTDFDARASDIYSRTRSLPEGMPILLDDRWRPVEPWLTYFRIVAASTDPATLRAYAYDARRFASFLATRQTDVIHASSDDIVAFREWRLSGSERPVSPATWRRDVVVIRGIYQLLTQTGQIQREPWITIGRSSPLRMRWRSEPDIRPLTQAQWRTFLDVGLGGRTAAGDLDESWRGTTSLRSKAGAQLAVTTGMRLGEFSTLLDAEVPPPTGTGISVLLEACAKYQKRRRVHVPLTTLRAVDLYRQTERRAVVRASAASLWRRRSELFVVDEIDVSAGILRGRVNGRRSRWRLHQLPPHLRRIAVIERDHGMEALGLFVGRGGLPISRRQWHATFEAASGRALRLAQDEMGGRRARITPHDLRHTFAVVLLKSLTDVALAREAERRAGNVGPATISEHIAINPRLTVQRLLGHSNPATTMVYLRYIEDTDALIQDVFESWSDEGMTYADAVLADRNVA, encoded by the coding sequence ATGATGTATCTGCGTTTCGTCGACCACCAACTCGCCCCCTCAACCGACTTCGACGCGCGCGCCAGCGACATCTACTCGCGCACCCGTTCGCTCCCCGAGGGGATGCCGATCCTTCTTGACGATCGGTGGCGGCCGGTTGAGCCGTGGTTGACGTACTTCCGGATCGTCGCAGCGTCGACAGACCCGGCGACGCTGCGCGCGTACGCATACGACGCCAGGCGGTTTGCGTCGTTCCTCGCCACGCGACAGACCGACGTGATCCATGCGTCGAGCGACGACATCGTCGCGTTCCGCGAATGGCGGCTGAGCGGCTCCGAGCGCCCGGTGTCGCCGGCGACGTGGCGACGCGACGTGGTCGTGATACGCGGGATCTATCAGCTGCTCACTCAGACCGGGCAGATCCAGCGCGAACCGTGGATCACCATCGGAAGGTCGTCGCCGCTCCGGATGCGTTGGAGGAGCGAGCCCGACATTCGGCCGCTGACGCAGGCGCAGTGGCGCACGTTCCTCGACGTCGGTCTCGGCGGACGAACCGCCGCGGGCGATCTGGACGAGAGTTGGCGGGGCACAACGAGCCTGCGTTCAAAGGCGGGCGCGCAGCTGGCCGTGACGACGGGGATGCGCCTCGGTGAGTTCTCCACACTGCTCGACGCTGAAGTCCCGCCGCCGACGGGCACCGGCATCTCCGTCTTGCTCGAGGCGTGCGCGAAGTACCAGAAGCGTCGACGCGTCCACGTCCCCCTCACGACGCTTCGGGCGGTCGATCTCTACCGGCAGACGGAGCGCCGAGCGGTCGTCCGCGCGTCAGCTGCCTCCCTCTGGCGACGCCGCTCCGAGCTGTTCGTCGTCGACGAGATCGACGTGTCGGCAGGCATCCTGCGAGGCCGGGTGAATGGGCGGCGATCGAGATGGCGGCTGCACCAGCTGCCTCCGCACCTGCGACGAATTGCCGTCATCGAGCGGGACCACGGGATGGAGGCGCTGGGGCTGTTCGTCGGTCGAGGCGGTTTGCCGATCAGCCGCAGGCAATGGCACGCGACGTTCGAGGCTGCAAGCGGGCGTGCTCTGAGGCTCGCTCAGGACGAGATGGGCGGTCGCCGTGCACGGATCACTCCGCACGATCTGCGCCACACTTTCGCTGTCGTGCTCCTGAAATCGCTGACCGATGTGGCGCTGGCCCGCGAGGCGGAGCGACGGGCAGGCAACGTGGGACCAGCCACGATCTCCGAGCACATCGCCATCAACCCGCGACTTACAGTGCAGCGGCTGCTGGGGCACTCGAACCCGGCGACGACCATGGTCTACCTGCGCTACATCGAGGACACCGATGCGCTCATCCAGGACGTATTCGAGAGCTGGAGCGACGAGGGCATGACATACGCGGACGCAGTCCTCGCTGATCGGAACGTCGCGTGA
- a CDS encoding HNH endonuclease encodes MDEVGMGESGQWPEAQDADAFLHESDVREWDAEVGWVPPRPDAVALVLEAADLEAVFAAQRFARVDDLRLEALDDVTRYGGGSRELVMRSLRLELAAALRVTENAAGMMLARAESLVHSYPAVLESLSRAGVTVRHAEILVDDLDVLQPDVAAGLVGRALELAESLPVGSFRRALRRLIDRETAPSLTERHEAAVRTRRIMVEPAGDSMSWVHALVPSVEAHAIYGRVTQKAVVIRDHDRGTTRGGQSGDGSERSLDEIRADVFCDLLIDGTVPQHPEQARGIRATVVVTVPALALLGTEGVTDPAEVEGVGPIPIERARELAGNASGWMRVLTHPETGAVISVGRTRYRPPPELAKLVKWRADRCMSPGCGKPASQCQIDHNVAWADGGETSVTNTAPLCQGHHAVRHHGGWQITHLDDGSLEWVSPHGRRYVVKPERHLPTFYPTAA; translated from the coding sequence ATGGATGAGGTTGGCATGGGCGAGTCGGGGCAGTGGCCCGAGGCTCAGGATGCTGACGCGTTCCTGCATGAGAGCGATGTGCGTGAGTGGGATGCCGAGGTCGGGTGGGTTCCGCCGCGTCCGGATGCTGTTGCCCTGGTGCTGGAGGCTGCTGACCTTGAGGCGGTGTTCGCTGCGCAGCGGTTTGCGCGGGTCGATGACCTGCGTCTGGAAGCGCTGGATGATGTCACCCGGTATGGGGGCGGGTCTCGGGAGCTGGTGATGCGGTCCCTGCGGTTGGAGCTCGCTGCAGCGTTGCGGGTCACGGAGAACGCTGCGGGGATGATGCTCGCCCGCGCCGAATCCCTCGTCCACTCCTACCCGGCCGTGTTGGAGTCGCTCTCGCGTGCGGGGGTGACGGTTCGTCACGCGGAGATCCTCGTCGATGACCTCGACGTGCTCCAACCCGATGTCGCGGCGGGCCTGGTGGGGCGGGCGTTGGAGCTCGCGGAATCGTTGCCGGTGGGGTCATTCCGGCGGGCGCTGCGGCGGTTGATTGACCGGGAAACCGCCCCGAGCCTGACGGAACGCCACGAAGCCGCGGTGCGGACCCGTCGGATCATGGTGGAACCTGCGGGGGATTCGATGTCGTGGGTGCACGCGTTGGTCCCGTCGGTGGAAGCCCACGCGATCTACGGGCGGGTCACCCAGAAAGCGGTGGTGATCCGTGACCACGACCGCGGCACCACCCGCGGCGGGCAGTCGGGGGATGGGTCGGAACGGTCGTTGGATGAGATCCGCGCTGACGTGTTCTGCGACCTCCTCATCGACGGAACCGTTCCCCAACACCCGGAGCAGGCGCGGGGCATCCGCGCGACCGTGGTGGTGACCGTCCCCGCCCTGGCCCTCCTCGGTACGGAGGGGGTTACTGATCCTGCGGAAGTCGAAGGCGTCGGTCCGATCCCCATCGAACGGGCCCGGGAACTCGCCGGTAACGCGTCGGGGTGGATGCGGGTGCTCACCCACCCCGAAACCGGGGCCGTCATCAGCGTCGGGCGCACACGGTATCGGCCACCCCCGGAGCTGGCGAAACTGGTGAAGTGGCGGGCTGACCGGTGCATGAGCCCAGGATGCGGGAAACCGGCGTCGCAGTGTCAGATCGACCATAACGTTGCGTGGGCTGACGGCGGGGAGACATCCGTGACCAACACGGCACCGTTATGCCAAGGCCACCACGCCGTGAGACATCACGGCGGGTGGCAGATCACCCACCTCGACGACGGGTCGCTCGAATGGGTATCCCCGCACGGGCGCCGGTATGTCGTGAAACCGGAACGACACCTCCCCACCTTCTACCCCACCGCCGCCTGA
- a CDS encoding DUF2786 domain-containing protein: protein MNDRKLETIARLLAKAESTSTEEAKALTEHAQRLMVKYGIEQAHVDERMRARGEAGERIIESSVTFRGTYARALFEMGAAVVWAHGSLRPLQALNEGRATLFIVGYESDVRSVETLVRSLEIQAMVALAVWWKSDGRSIYNRATDWEKRQARRSMIEGFGVGAAAVIREAREEAVSAAGSGTELVLSSRRSRVDAAVDAQDVPQARERGRKRDDRALVDGYRRGREAQLGGRSLTQGRGLTG from the coding sequence GTGAACGACAGGAAGCTGGAAACGATCGCGCGTCTGCTCGCGAAGGCTGAGAGCACATCGACCGAGGAGGCGAAGGCACTCACGGAGCACGCGCAGCGCCTCATGGTGAAGTACGGCATCGAGCAGGCCCACGTCGATGAGAGGATGCGCGCTCGCGGTGAGGCTGGAGAGCGGATCATCGAGTCGAGCGTCACGTTCAGGGGCACGTACGCTCGCGCGCTGTTCGAGATGGGCGCGGCGGTCGTGTGGGCACACGGCTCACTCCGACCGCTCCAGGCGCTCAACGAGGGCCGCGCGACGCTGTTCATCGTTGGATACGAGTCCGACGTGCGGAGCGTCGAGACGCTGGTCCGGTCGCTGGAGATTCAGGCGATGGTCGCGCTTGCGGTCTGGTGGAAGAGCGACGGCCGCAGCATCTACAACAGGGCAACCGACTGGGAGAAGAGGCAGGCCCGGCGCTCGATGATCGAAGGGTTCGGCGTCGGGGCCGCCGCGGTGATCCGTGAGGCGCGCGAGGAGGCCGTCAGCGCTGCGGGGTCGGGGACGGAGCTGGTGCTCTCCTCGCGCCGCTCGCGCGTGGATGCCGCGGTCGATGCTCAGGACGTGCCGCAGGCGCGCGAGCGCGGAAGGAAGCGTGATGACCGGGCGCTCGTGGACGGCTACCGGCGCGGCCGCGAGGCCCAGCTCGGCGGCCGGTCGCTGACGCAGGGGCGGGGGCTCACGGGCTGA
- a CDS encoding type I restriction-modification enzyme R subunit C-terminal domain-containing protein, translating to MTRGIRYADLSAEEREQWDALEWQDGDIPDEVDAAVMNRWLFNEDTVDKVLEILFDEGRYVQGGDVLGKTIVFAKNQKHAEFIQERFDANFPEHRGQTAAIITHASGPYVQDLLDRFSTPGTKPDIAISVDMLDTGIDIPDVVNLVFFKPVHSQTKYWQMVGRGTRLRPDLYGPGQPKTDFIIFDVCGNIEYFNADIPEVAGRRTASVSERSFLVRLQLLALLAGRDDTDAESLRATLASRLHTAVGGMNRENFLVRRRLRTVDRFASVTAWDHFSVSDVDAASELAGLPTASETDTDEAARRFDLLLLDAQVAVAAGHPVPTTIASRAIDLARSLGDRRGIPAVDAQASLIAAISEPEWWTAATLSQLEIVRTHLRTLVRLIDAEGQRPIYTDFIDTIVQRRDVDIARVMPGLNRRAFREKILGFLDEHRDNLALRKLRTGRELTSVDLAELEAILVSAGGVDSEQLRSQADEARGLGRLIRSIVGLDRSAAEAALGDFVSASGFTHRQHVFVDLIVEQLTIAGYLDPRRLYEDPFTGIAPEGPDALFTDTQVTDLIERLRQIDESAEPRDSATA from the coding sequence ATGACTCGCGGGATCCGGTACGCCGACCTCAGTGCCGAGGAACGTGAGCAGTGGGACGCACTCGAATGGCAAGACGGCGATATCCCCGATGAGGTGGACGCTGCCGTGATGAACCGCTGGTTGTTCAACGAAGACACCGTCGACAAAGTCCTCGAGATCCTCTTCGACGAAGGGCGCTACGTTCAGGGTGGCGATGTGCTCGGCAAGACGATCGTCTTCGCGAAGAACCAGAAGCACGCCGAGTTCATTCAAGAACGCTTCGACGCCAACTTCCCCGAGCATCGTGGCCAGACGGCAGCGATCATCACGCACGCCTCCGGCCCATACGTCCAGGACCTCCTCGACAGGTTCTCGACGCCGGGGACGAAGCCCGACATCGCGATCTCGGTCGACATGCTCGACACCGGAATCGACATCCCCGACGTGGTCAACCTCGTCTTCTTCAAGCCCGTCCACTCGCAAACCAAGTATTGGCAGATGGTCGGACGCGGCACTCGCCTCCGCCCCGACCTGTACGGCCCTGGGCAGCCGAAGACCGACTTCATCATCTTCGACGTGTGCGGCAACATCGAGTACTTCAACGCCGACATCCCCGAGGTCGCCGGTCGCCGAACGGCATCCGTCTCCGAGCGCTCGTTCCTCGTGCGCTTGCAACTGCTCGCCTTGCTCGCGGGGAGAGATGACACGGATGCGGAGTCCCTTCGCGCGACGCTCGCTTCGCGCCTACACACCGCCGTGGGCGGCATGAACCGCGAGAACTTCCTGGTGCGCAGGCGCCTCCGCACGGTGGACCGCTTCGCGTCGGTCACGGCCTGGGATCACTTCTCTGTCAGTGACGTGGACGCCGCATCCGAGCTCGCGGGGCTGCCGACGGCATCCGAGACCGACACCGACGAAGCAGCAAGACGGTTCGATCTGCTGCTGCTCGACGCGCAAGTGGCCGTCGCTGCCGGGCACCCCGTACCGACGACGATTGCGAGCCGCGCGATAGACCTCGCGCGCAGTCTCGGCGACCGGCGCGGGATTCCGGCGGTGGATGCACAGGCGAGCCTCATCGCGGCAATCAGTGAACCGGAGTGGTGGACGGCTGCCACCCTGTCGCAACTCGAGATCGTGCGGACTCACCTTCGGACCCTCGTGCGCTTGATCGATGCCGAAGGCCAACGCCCGATCTACACGGACTTCATCGACACGATCGTTCAACGGCGTGACGTCGACATCGCGCGCGTCATGCCGGGCCTGAACCGCCGCGCATTCCGCGAGAAGATCCTGGGCTTCCTCGACGAGCATCGCGACAACCTCGCGCTGCGAAAGCTGCGTACGGGACGCGAACTCACGTCCGTCGATCTCGCCGAACTCGAGGCGATCCTTGTCAGCGCCGGGGGAGTGGATTCCGAACAGCTGCGCTCGCAAGCCGACGAGGCCCGTGGACTGGGCCGCCTCATCCGCTCGATCGTCGGCCTCGACCGCTCTGCTGCCGAAGCTGCGCTCGGCGACTTCGTCTCCGCATCCGGGTTCACGCATCGCCAGCACGTGTTCGTCGACCTCATCGTCGAGCAACTGACGATCGCCGGATATCTCGACCCGCGCCGTCTCTACGAAGACCCGTTCACAGGAATCGCTCCGGAGGGTCCGGATGCGCTGTTCACGGACACGCAAGTCACCGACCTGATCGAGCGTCTGCGTCAGATCGACGAATCAGCCGAACCCCGCGACTCGGCGACCGCCTGA
- a CDS encoding DEAD/DEAH box helicase family protein, protein MGNFDFVAQAWPQVGNAAARAEAYLRADPRASATYARRAAELFTAWVYSAENLDRPYDDTFANLTAQRSFRDTVGESICGSLRIIRLVGNDAVHKDDEMPLARARGSLEQLHRVCLWLQHCYGDPAAPQPEPFTFDRVPPAPEAVVRQARSELLKIQAEFDDARAQLSAAAALGATAQAHIEELRAEIARLKAENSERNIAHNIADPTDATEAQTREQLIDLLLHEAGWPLDEARDREWPVTGIPSPSGAGKVDYVLWGDDGKPLAVVEAKRTSKSAKEGREQARLYADALERDTGQRPLIFYTNGYDTWYWDDRRYPPRKAAGFLTKDELTLAVQRRTTLKPLDTIAVDRGIVERSYQLRAIRAVSDTFENKRRRALLVMATGTGKTRTVIALVDVLQRANWVKRVLFLADRTALVNQAVGAFKAHLPDSAPVNLLTDRDSEGRVFVSTYATVMNLIDAGDDDLRRFGPGYFDLIVVDEAHRSIYNRYGEIFEYFDALVVGLTATPRADIDHNTYRLFELDDGVPTDAYELDDAIAGGFLVPRKLASSISDS, encoded by the coding sequence GTGGGGAACTTCGACTTCGTCGCGCAGGCCTGGCCGCAGGTCGGCAACGCTGCCGCGCGCGCCGAAGCCTATCTGCGGGCCGACCCGAGAGCCTCCGCCACCTACGCTCGACGCGCTGCCGAGCTCTTCACTGCCTGGGTCTACTCCGCAGAGAACCTCGATCGCCCCTACGACGACACCTTCGCCAACCTGACCGCGCAGAGGTCGTTCCGGGACACCGTCGGCGAATCGATCTGCGGCAGCCTCAGGATCATCCGTCTCGTCGGCAATGACGCCGTCCACAAGGATGACGAAATGCCCCTCGCGCGGGCGCGTGGATCACTCGAACAGCTTCACCGGGTGTGCCTCTGGCTCCAGCACTGCTACGGCGACCCGGCAGCACCGCAACCCGAGCCGTTCACCTTCGACCGCGTTCCGCCGGCACCGGAGGCCGTCGTGCGACAAGCACGCAGCGAACTCCTCAAGATCCAAGCCGAGTTCGATGACGCTCGTGCGCAACTGAGCGCAGCTGCGGCCCTCGGCGCGACGGCGCAGGCCCACATTGAGGAGTTGCGCGCAGAAATCGCGAGGCTCAAGGCCGAGAACTCCGAACGCAACATTGCCCACAACATCGCCGACCCGACCGACGCGACCGAGGCCCAGACCCGCGAGCAGCTCATCGATCTGCTGCTCCACGAAGCAGGATGGCCCCTGGATGAAGCCCGCGACCGGGAATGGCCGGTCACAGGTATCCCGAGCCCCTCGGGCGCAGGCAAAGTCGACTACGTGCTGTGGGGCGATGACGGCAAGCCGCTTGCGGTCGTCGAAGCGAAACGCACCTCGAAGAGCGCGAAGGAGGGGCGTGAGCAAGCCCGCCTGTACGCAGATGCGCTCGAACGCGACACCGGCCAGCGCCCCCTCATCTTCTACACGAACGGGTACGACACCTGGTACTGGGACGACCGGCGCTATCCTCCGCGCAAGGCCGCAGGATTCCTCACGAAAGACGAACTGACGCTGGCCGTCCAGCGGCGGACGACGCTCAAACCACTTGACACCATCGCGGTTGACCGAGGGATCGTTGAGCGGTCGTACCAACTGCGCGCCATTCGTGCTGTGAGCGACACCTTTGAGAACAAGCGCCGCCGGGCGCTGCTCGTCATGGCCACCGGTACGGGCAAGACGCGAACGGTGATCGCTCTCGTCGACGTGCTCCAGCGCGCGAACTGGGTCAAACGCGTGCTCTTTCTCGCCGACCGCACTGCCCTTGTGAACCAGGCCGTCGGTGCGTTCAAGGCGCACCTCCCCGACAGTGCCCCGGTGAACCTGCTCACCGACCGCGACAGCGAGGGCCGCGTCTTCGTCTCTACGTATGCGACGGTGATGAACCTCATCGATGCGGGAGACGACGATCTGCGCCGCTTCGGCCCCGGCTACTTCGATCTCATCGTGGTCGACGAGGCACACCGGTCGATCTACAACCGGTATGGCGAGATCTTCGAGTACTTCGACGCACTTGTCGTCGGTCTCACCGCGACACCCCGAGCCGACATCGACCACAACACCTATCGGCTCTTTGAACTCGACGACGGCGTACCCACCGACGCCTACGAGCTCGACGACGCGATCGCGGGTGGCTTCCTCGTCCCCCGAAAGCTCGCGTCATCGATCTCGGATTCATGA
- a CDS encoding YajQ family cyclic di-GMP-binding protein, translated as MGDLSSMDIVSKVDHQEADNALNQARKEVEQRYDFKGTDASIAWSGEQILIKANSEERAKAVLDVFQTKLIKRGISLKSLETGEPTASGKEYRIVSSLKDGISQENAKKIGKIIRDEAPKSVKSQIQGDELRVQSKSRDDLQEVIRILKAADLDVDLQFVNYR; from the coding sequence ATGGGCGATCTTTCATCTATGGACATCGTGAGCAAGGTCGACCACCAGGAGGCCGACAACGCCCTCAATCAGGCGCGAAAAGAGGTCGAGCAGCGCTACGACTTCAAGGGGACTGACGCCTCGATTGCGTGGAGCGGTGAGCAGATCCTCATCAAGGCCAACTCCGAGGAGCGCGCCAAGGCCGTTCTTGACGTCTTCCAGACGAAGCTGATCAAGCGAGGCATCTCACTGAAGAGCCTCGAGACGGGCGAGCCCACGGCCAGCGGCAAGGAGTACCGCATCGTCTCGAGCCTGAAGGACGGGATCTCGCAAGAGAACGCGAAGAAGATCGGCAAGATCATCCGCGACGAGGCACCGAAGTCGGTGAAGTCGCAGATCCAGGGCGACGAGCTTCGGGTGCAGTCCAAGAGCCGCGACGACCTGCAGGAAGTCATCCGGATCCTCAAGGCCGCAGACCTCGACGTCGACCTCCAGTTCGTCAACTACCGGTAG
- a CDS encoding Ltp family lipoprotein translates to MDENSNTTSSSTPAGWYPHPGAEAAPGAEMYWDGSTWRTDLVRQPGATDAAAPVDAAVPAPSKRPWYTRKAVIIPAAVVVGLIVIGGIGSALGGGRSTSDAAPAASVRTTEQAAATTEAEQVLIIVPNVVGMDGATARTVLETLGIRVATDGDESMPVIAQDVAEGTEIEEGATVVLTLEEKPQLTLGQQNAIRSAQSYLDFTAFSRAGLFEQLTSEYGEGFEAADAEFAIAHLEQNGLVDWNAEAAESAQSYLDFTSFSRQGLYEQLTSEYGEQFTPEQAEYALTAVGY, encoded by the coding sequence ATGGATGAGAACAGCAACACCACATCATCGTCCACTCCGGCAGGCTGGTACCCGCATCCGGGCGCCGAGGCCGCGCCCGGCGCCGAAATGTACTGGGATGGTTCCACCTGGCGCACCGACCTGGTGCGCCAGCCCGGCGCAACAGATGCCGCCGCCCCTGTGGATGCCGCCGTCCCCGCCCCCTCGAAGCGGCCGTGGTACACACGCAAGGCGGTCATCATCCCGGCCGCAGTCGTCGTCGGTCTGATCGTCATCGGTGGGATCGGCAGCGCGCTGGGAGGCGGGCGATCAACCTCGGATGCTGCACCCGCCGCATCGGTGCGCACGACCGAGCAGGCGGCCGCCACCACCGAGGCCGAACAGGTGCTGATCATCGTGCCGAACGTCGTCGGCATGGATGGCGCGACAGCCCGCACTGTTCTCGAGACCCTCGGCATCCGTGTCGCGACCGACGGCGACGAATCGATGCCGGTGATCGCGCAGGATGTCGCCGAGGGCACCGAGATCGAGGAAGGTGCGACGGTCGTCCTGACCCTGGAGGAGAAGCCGCAGCTGACGCTCGGTCAGCAGAACGCGATCAGGTCTGCGCAGTCGTACCTGGACTTCACAGCTTTCTCACGCGCGGGCCTGTTCGAGCAGCTCACGAGCGAGTACGGCGAGGGATTCGAGGCCGCGGATGCCGAGTTTGCCATCGCCCATCTCGAGCAGAACGGTCTGGTGGACTGGAACGCCGAGGCCGCCGAGTCCGCGCAGTCATACCTGGACTTCACGTCGTTCTCGCGACAGGGCCTGTACGAGCAGCTCACGAGCGAATACGGCGAACAGTTCACGCCCGAGCAGGCCGAGTACGCCCTGACGGCCGTCGGCTACTGA
- a CDS encoding PIN domain-containing protein produces MTGLLDTSVLIGPIPAAVIEGIERYVAPYLVRAELLRGQRRFELSPNMRQRAAARAQLIAALDDLHGFWRPFGSAESDAYAQLRASSEQAVQSKDAIIAAHAIAAGQTLVTADRGFTRFQGLEVDLI; encoded by the coding sequence GTGACGGGGCTTCTCGACACGAGTGTGCTCATCGGTCCGATACCCGCGGCCGTCATTGAGGGCATCGAACGGTACGTAGCGCCGTACCTCGTGCGGGCCGAGCTTCTTCGCGGTCAACGCCGATTCGAGTTGTCGCCGAACATGCGCCAGCGCGCGGCGGCGCGAGCGCAGTTGATCGCGGCGCTGGACGATCTACACGGGTTCTGGCGACCCTTCGGGTCCGCGGAGTCCGACGCATATGCTCAGCTGCGCGCCTCGAGCGAGCAAGCCGTGCAGTCCAAAGATGCCATCATTGCAGCGCACGCGATCGCTGCGGGCCAGACGCTCGTCACCGCAGACCGCGGTTTCACCAGATTCCAGGGCCTCGAGGTCGACCTCATCTGA
- a CDS encoding restriction endonuclease subunit S, translating into MTWETVPFDEAFADVTSASPRIKQSEFAATGLFPVRDQGEEDVAGYWSDESFATRVTRPLILFGDHTRRVKYAEQDFVVGADGVKVLEPAPSLDPRFAFHWMCSVRVPSAGYSRHFKFLKYYRVPLPPLPEQRRIAAILDEADAVRVLAGAQESKLRELLDSFFDSVAGAPGRRSVTVGDLVESSQYGTSAKAGESGQFPILRMGNVTNDGRIDLTNMKFIDIDESDHARYLVHRGDLLFNRTNSADLVGKTAVYREAEPRAFAGYLVRLRPKSLELGEYVAGYLNSRHGKLTLRKMAKSIVGMANINAREALSIRLPEPDSATLTSLLDLRQRVEAERERLGTRRRWTDELFASLQHRAFRGEL; encoded by the coding sequence GTGACGTGGGAGACCGTGCCCTTCGACGAAGCGTTCGCTGATGTCACGTCGGCCAGTCCCCGCATTAAGCAGAGCGAGTTCGCCGCCACAGGTCTCTTTCCTGTTCGTGACCAAGGCGAAGAGGATGTAGCTGGATATTGGAGCGACGAATCGTTCGCAACAAGAGTTACGCGTCCTCTGATTCTGTTCGGCGACCACACGAGGCGAGTGAAGTACGCCGAGCAGGACTTCGTTGTCGGGGCTGACGGGGTCAAGGTCCTGGAGCCTGCTCCGAGCCTGGATCCGCGTTTCGCGTTTCATTGGATGTGTTCGGTTCGGGTGCCAAGCGCTGGCTACTCGCGTCACTTCAAGTTCCTCAAGTATTACCGCGTCCCCCTCCCGCCTCTCCCCGAGCAGCGCCGCATCGCCGCAATCCTCGACGAGGCCGATGCTGTCCGAGTGCTGGCGGGAGCCCAGGAGAGCAAGCTGCGTGAACTTCTCGATTCGTTCTTCGACTCTGTCGCCGGAGCACCTGGTCGGCGGTCCGTGACGGTCGGGGATCTCGTCGAATCCTCCCAGTACGGAACATCTGCGAAGGCGGGCGAGTCTGGTCAGTTTCCGATCCTGCGCATGGGGAACGTCACCAACGATGGCCGCATAGACCTTACGAACATGAAGTTCATCGATATCGATGAGTCCGATCACGCCCGCTACCTCGTTCACCGCGGCGATCTTCTCTTCAATCGCACGAACAGTGCAGATCTCGTCGGAAAGACGGCGGTATATCGCGAAGCCGAACCTCGCGCATTCGCCGGCTATCTCGTTCGCTTGCGACCCAAGTCCCTTGAACTCGGCGAGTATGTCGCCGGTTACCTCAACTCGCGTCACGGAAAACTGACGCTGAGGAAGATGGCAAAGAGCATTGTCGGTATGGCGAATATCAACGCGCGCGAGGCTCTATCGATCCGACTCCCCGAACCCGACTCGGCGACCCTCACGAGCCTTCTTGATCTCCGGCAGCGCGTGGAGGCGGAGCGCGAGCGGCTCGGCACGCGTCGCCGCTGGACTGACGAACTCTTCGCATCCCTCCAGCACCGAGCGTTCCGCGGCGAGCTGTGA